Proteins found in one Campylobacter lari genomic segment:
- the purB gene encoding adenylosuccinate lyase: MVERYSREIMAKKWDMQAKYDAWLKVELAAVKAWNKLGLIKDDDCEKIIKNAKFDIARIDEIEKTTKHDVIAFLTSVSESLGEESRFVHYAMTSSDCIDTAVALQIKDSLELILQDLDQVLAAIKTRAYEHKNTLMVGRSHGIHGEPITFGLVLAIWYDSLVHAKDLIIHAKEVISYGKISGAMGNFAHAPLEFEEEVCKNLDLKPAPVSNQVIQRDRYVQVISALAILASSCEQIAVAIRHFQRTEVYEAEEYFSQGQKGSSAMPHKRNPVLSENITGLCRMIRAYVTPALENVALWHERDISHSSVERFVLPDAFITTDFMLSRLCGVIEKLLVYPENMMKNLNLTGGLVFSQRVLLELPFKGISREEAYKIVQRNAMKVWADLQNGKPALNEKGESLFLLALLADEDLKKSLSEADIRNCFDYNYYTKNVDKIFERTFK, encoded by the coding sequence ATGGTTGAAAGATATAGCAGAGAAATCATGGCTAAAAAATGGGACATGCAAGCAAAATATGATGCATGGTTAAAAGTAGAATTAGCTGCTGTGAAAGCGTGGAATAAACTTGGTCTCATTAAAGATGATGATTGTGAAAAAATTATAAAAAATGCAAAATTTGACATAGCAAGAATAGATGAGATAGAAAAAACTACCAAGCATGATGTTATCGCTTTTTTAACTAGCGTGAGTGAAAGTTTGGGCGAGGAAAGTCGTTTTGTGCATTATGCAATGACAAGTTCAGATTGTATTGATACTGCAGTTGCTTTGCAGATTAAAGATAGTTTAGAACTAATCTTGCAAGATTTAGATCAAGTTTTAGCAGCGATTAAAACAAGAGCATATGAGCATAAAAATACCTTAATGGTAGGAAGAAGTCATGGAATTCATGGAGAGCCTATAACTTTTGGTTTGGTTTTGGCTATTTGGTATGATTCGCTAGTTCATGCAAAAGATTTAATCATTCACGCAAAAGAAGTGATAAGCTATGGAAAAATCAGCGGTGCTATGGGAAATTTTGCTCATGCTCCGCTTGAATTTGAAGAAGAAGTTTGTAAAAACTTAGATCTTAAGCCAGCGCCCGTTTCAAATCAAGTTATACAAAGAGATCGCTACGTACAGGTTATCTCGGCTTTAGCTATTTTAGCTTCAAGTTGTGAGCAAATTGCCGTTGCGATCCGCCATTTTCAAAGAACAGAAGTATATGAAGCTGAAGAGTATTTTTCTCAAGGACAAAAAGGAAGTTCAGCTATGCCGCATAAAAGAAATCCTGTTTTGAGTGAAAATATAACTGGTCTTTGTAGAATGATAAGAGCTTATGTAACACCTGCTTTAGAAAATGTAGCATTGTGGCATGAAAGAGATATATCACATTCTAGTGTAGAAAGATTTGTATTACCTGATGCTTTTATCACTACCGATTTTATGCTTTCAAGATTATGTGGTGTGATAGAAAAGCTTTTGGTGTATCCAGAAAATATGATGAAAAATTTAAATTTAACTGGAGGGCTTGTATTTTCTCAAAGAGTATTGCTTGAACTTCCATTTAAAGGTATAAGTAGAGAAGAAGCTTACAAGATCGTTCAAAGAAATGCTATGAAGGTTTGGGCTGATTTGCAAAATGGTAAGCCTGCTTTAAATGAAAAAGGTGAGAGTTTGTTTTTATTAGCTTTATTAGCTGATGAGGATTTGAAAAAGTCTTTAAGTGAAGCAGATATTAGAAATTGTTTTGATTATAATTACTATACAAAGAACGTAGATAAAATTTTTGAAAGAACTTTTAAATAA
- a CDS encoding aerobic ribonucleoside-diphosphate reductase Ia, B1 protein subunit NrdA produces the protein MKVLKRNGRTEELDVSKIKKYTTDAVANLENVSQSELEVDAKIQFRDGITTEEIQQTLIKTAVDKIDIDRPNWTFVAARLFLYDLYKKVSGYNGYKHLREYLEKGEKEGRILIGLKEKYDLDDLNAYIKPERDLQFTYLGIKTLYDRYLIKDSKGMPIELPQQMFMAIAMFLAQNELDSQTWAKKFYDLISTFEVMLATPTLSNARTTRHQLSSCYIGSTPDNIEGIFDSYQEMALLSKFGGGIGWDWSKVRAMGGSIDGHKNAAGGIIPFLKITNDIAVAVDQLGTRKGAIAVYIEPWHMDINDFLDLRKNSGEERRRAHELFPALWINDLFMKRVRTNDKWTLFDPADTASLCDLYGEEFEKKYEEFEKDESIAKEIVDAKELWKKILLSYFETGMPFLCFKDSANKTNPNSHVGIIRSSNLCTEIFQNTDPNYYQVKIVFDDKTELHLDEDEELIIDGGYKKLAKKVSTLDSINGKKVYIVEKYKNEGKTAVCNLASVNLSKINTKEDIQRVVPTAIRMLDNVIDLNFYPHVKVKNTNLKSRAIGLGVMGEAQMLAEAQIYWGSNEHFEKIDHIMEMISYEAILASSNLALEKGSYPDFEGSNWSKGIVPIDVANENAKKLTASEGLFDQSECDWEKLREKLKRDGIRNGYLMAIAPTSSISILVGTTQTIEPVYKRKWFEQNLSGMIPTVVPNLSANTWQYYTPAYELDQKILVKAAAIRGKWIDQGQSLNIFVSLDKASGGYLNEIYQLAWELGVKSTYYLRSESPDSQKVNDDVVDRTIECEGCQ, from the coding sequence GTGAAAGTATTAAAAAGAAATGGTAGAACTGAAGAGTTAGATGTTTCTAAGATTAAAAAATATACCACTGATGCGGTGGCAAATTTGGAAAATGTTAGCCAAAGTGAGCTTGAAGTAGATGCAAAAATTCAATTTCGTGATGGTATAACAACAGAAGAAATTCAACAAACTCTTATAAAAACAGCAGTAGATAAGATAGATATTGATAGGCCTAATTGGACCTTTGTTGCTGCAAGATTGTTTTTATATGATTTATATAAAAAAGTAAGTGGTTATAATGGATATAAACATTTAAGAGAATACCTTGAAAAAGGTGAAAAAGAAGGTAGGATTTTAATTGGCTTAAAAGAAAAATATGATTTAGATGATCTTAATGCTTATATCAAGCCAGAGCGTGATTTGCAATTTACCTATCTTGGTATAAAAACTTTATATGATAGATATTTGATTAAAGATTCTAAAGGTATGCCTATAGAATTACCACAGCAAATGTTTATGGCTATTGCGATGTTTTTAGCGCAAAATGAGTTAGATTCTCAAACTTGGGCTAAGAAATTTTATGACTTAATCTCGACTTTTGAAGTAATGCTTGCAACTCCAACCCTTTCAAATGCAAGAACTACAAGACACCAGTTAAGCTCATGTTATATAGGAAGCACACCCGATAACATAGAAGGGATTTTTGATTCTTATCAAGAAATGGCGCTTTTATCTAAATTTGGTGGCGGTATAGGCTGGGATTGGTCTAAGGTGCGTGCTATGGGAGGAAGTATAGATGGGCATAAAAATGCAGCAGGTGGGATCATACCATTTTTAAAAATCACCAACGATATAGCCGTTGCTGTTGATCAACTTGGTACTAGAAAAGGTGCAATTGCAGTTTATATTGAACCTTGGCATATGGATATTAATGACTTTTTAGATTTGCGTAAAAACTCAGGCGAGGAAAGAAGAAGAGCGCATGAGCTTTTTCCTGCTTTGTGGATCAATGATTTATTTATGAAAAGAGTAAGGACAAATGACAAATGGACGCTTTTTGATCCTGCTGATACAGCAAGTTTGTGTGATTTATACGGTGAAGAATTTGAGAAAAAATATGAAGAATTTGAAAAAGATGAAAGCATAGCTAAAGAAATTGTTGATGCAAAAGAGCTTTGGAAAAAAATACTTTTATCTTATTTTGAAACAGGTATGCCATTTTTATGTTTTAAAGATAGCGCAAATAAAACAAATCCAAATTCACATGTAGGGATTATAAGAAGTTCGAATTTATGTACAGAAATTTTTCAAAATACAGATCCAAATTATTATCAAGTCAAAATTGTATTTGATGATAAAACAGAACTTCATTTAGACGAGGATGAAGAGCTTATAATAGATGGAGGATACAAAAAACTTGCTAAGAAAGTTTCTACTTTAGATAGCATTAATGGCAAAAAAGTTTATATAGTAGAAAAATATAAAAACGAAGGAAAAACTGCAGTTTGTAATCTGGCAAGTGTAAATTTGAGCAAAATTAACACTAAAGAAGACATTCAAAGAGTAGTACCAACGGCCATAAGAATGCTTGATAATGTGATTGATTTAAATTTTTATCCTCACGTAAAGGTTAAAAATACCAATCTGAAATCACGTGCTATAGGGCTTGGTGTAATGGGTGAAGCACAAATGTTGGCTGAAGCTCAAATTTATTGGGGTTCTAATGAACATTTTGAAAAAATTGACCATATTATGGAGATGATCAGTTATGAAGCTATTTTAGCTAGTTCAAATTTAGCTTTAGAAAAAGGAAGCTATCCTGATTTTGAAGGCTCAAATTGGAGTAAAGGTATAGTACCAATTGATGTAGCAAATGAAAATGCTAAAAAACTTACCGCGAGTGAGGGGTTGTTTGATCAAAGTGAGTGTGATTGGGAAAAATTAAGAGAAAAACTAAAAAGAGATGGTATAAGAAATGGTTATTTAATGGCCATAGCGCCAACTTCTTCTATCTCTATTTTAGTGGGTACTACTCAAACAATTGAGCCTGTATATAAAAGAAAATGGTTTGAGCAAAACTTAAGCGGTATGATACCAACTGTGGTGCCAAATTTAAGTGCTAATACTTGGCAGTATTATACCCCTGCTTATGAGCTTGATCAAAAAATCTTAGTAAAAGCAGCAGCAATTCGTGGTAAATGGATTGATCAAGGTCAATCATTAAATATTTTTGTTTCTTTAGATAAAGCAAGCGGTGGATATTTAAATGAAATTTATCAACTTGCTTGGGAATTAGGTGTTAAATCAACTTATTATCTAAGAAGTGAAAGTCCTGATAGTCAAAAAGTAAATGATGATGTGGTTGATAGAACTATAGAATGTGAAGGTTGTCAATAA
- a CDS encoding OPT family oligopeptide transporter — MHTKNSLPELTLRGIILGSILTIIFTASNVYLGLKVGLTFSTSIPAVVIAMAVLKIFKDSNILENNMVQTQVSAAGTLSAVIFVIPGLFMCGYWFEFPLWLTFMLCLCGGGLGVLFTIPLRRAMVVESKLAYPEGRAAAEILKVANKDQADKKGKVGLKEITLGVAFASVISLFSSGFKLLSSGSSFAFIWQKMTFGFSMGYSVALLGAGYLVGIAGGVALLAGMVLAWMVFVPYFSIKESFDTSLSALDIANQIWAQKVRLIGTGAIAIAALWTLIELAKPVYDGMKNMLKKTSLNLSQDPKDMDLSLKAMLGLFVLMCIGLFISFYAFVADSNLASGYQILFALVGTLVAIFIGFFVASACGYMAGLVGSSSSPISGIGLIGIMISSLIILLLGYQVDLFNDPLMSKFAIAFAIFTTSVILATAAISNDNLQDLKTGYLVGATPWKQQVSLIIGCVFGALAIAPVLNLLYQAYGFVGAMPREGMDEANALAAPQANLMSTIAQGIFNANIDWSYIIAGAFVGVGIIIIDRLLRKKNMSLPPLAVGIGIYLPPAVNMPLFVGGLLAYLIKKRLEQRYAKNAHKKELIQEHEQKGTLFASGLIVGESLFGVLIAGLTVLSISRGGAEDPLAIVTSFKDEGVIGFVVFVAIMLIFARRVLKK; from the coding sequence ATGCATACAAAAAACTCACTACCGGAGCTTACGCTTAGGGGTATAATACTAGGAAGTATTTTAACGATTATTTTTACCGCCTCAAATGTATATTTGGGGCTTAAAGTCGGTCTTACTTTTTCTACTTCTATTCCTGCCGTTGTGATTGCAATGGCTGTTTTAAAAATCTTTAAAGACTCTAATATTTTAGAAAATAATATGGTTCAAACTCAAGTTTCAGCCGCAGGTACACTTTCGGCTGTGATTTTTGTTATACCAGGTCTTTTTATGTGTGGGTATTGGTTTGAATTCCCACTTTGGCTTACTTTTATGCTCTGTCTTTGCGGGGGTGGATTAGGCGTGCTTTTTACTATACCTTTGCGTAGAGCTATGGTAGTGGAGAGTAAATTAGCTTATCCTGAAGGAAGAGCTGCTGCTGAAATTTTAAAAGTGGCCAATAAAGATCAAGCTGATAAAAAAGGAAAAGTAGGCTTAAAAGAAATCACACTTGGCGTGGCTTTTGCTTCTGTAATAAGTCTTTTTTCAAGCGGTTTTAAACTACTTTCAAGTGGAAGTAGTTTTGCATTCATTTGGCAAAAAATGACTTTTGGTTTTTCTATGGGTTATTCAGTGGCGCTTTTGGGTGCTGGATACTTAGTAGGTATAGCAGGAGGTGTTGCATTGCTTGCGGGTATGGTGCTTGCTTGGATGGTTTTTGTGCCATATTTTTCTATTAAAGAAAGTTTTGATACTAGTTTAAGTGCACTTGATATAGCTAATCAAATTTGGGCTCAAAAAGTGCGTTTAATAGGTACAGGAGCTATTGCTATAGCAGCATTATGGACTCTAATAGAACTTGCAAAGCCTGTTTATGATGGTATGAAAAATATGCTTAAAAAAACTTCATTAAACCTCTCACAAGATCCTAAAGATATGGATTTGTCTTTAAAAGCTATGCTAGGTTTATTTGTACTTATGTGTATAGGCTTGTTTATTTCATTTTACGCTTTTGTGGCTGATTCAAATTTGGCAAGTGGCTACCAAATTCTTTTTGCTTTGGTAGGAACTTTAGTAGCTATTTTTATAGGCTTTTTTGTAGCTTCTGCTTGCGGATATATGGCAGGTTTAGTGGGTTCATCATCTTCTCCTATTTCAGGTATAGGATTAATTGGGATTATGATTTCTTCTTTGATTATTTTACTTTTGGGTTATCAAGTAGATTTATTTAACGATCCTTTGATGTCTAAATTTGCCATCGCTTTTGCTATATTTACTACTAGTGTTATTTTAGCAACTGCTGCTATTTCTAATGATAATTTGCAAGATTTAAAAACTGGCTATTTAGTGGGTGCAACTCCTTGGAAGCAACAAGTTTCTTTGATTATAGGTTGTGTGTTTGGTGCTTTAGCTATAGCTCCTGTTTTAAATTTATTATATCAAGCTTATGGTTTTGTAGGTGCAATGCCAAGAGAGGGAATGGATGAGGCAAATGCACTTGCTGCACCACAAGCAAATTTGATGAGTACTATAGCACAAGGCATTTTTAACGCTAATATCGATTGGAGTTATATTATAGCAGGTGCTTTTGTAGGTGTTGGTATAATCATCATCGATCGTTTATTAAGAAAGAAAAATATGTCTTTACCACCTTTAGCTGTGGGTATAGGTATATATTTACCACCTGCTGTTAATATGCCTTTGTTTGTAGGTGGATTATTGGCATATTTAATCAAAAAGCGTTTGGAGCAAAGATATGCTAAAAATGCACATAAAAAAGAACTCATTCAAGAGCATGAGCAAAAAGGAACCTTGTTTGCCTCTGGTTTGATAGTAGGTGAGAGTTTGTTTGGAGTGTTAATAGCTGGTTTAACTGTACTTTCTATTAGTAGAGGTGGGGCTGAAGATCCACTTGCTATTGTAACTTCATTTAAAGATGAAGGGGTTATAGGCTTTGTAGTTTTTGTAGCGATTATGCTAATTTTTGCAAGAAGAGTACTTAAAAAATGA
- a CDS encoding undecaprenyl-diphosphate phosphatase: MNLDYYYALILGIIEGLTEFLPISSTGHMILGAEILGLKIDDFWRSFFIIIQLGSILAVIFIFKEKLTQKLDIWLKLAVGFLPAGGVGFIAYKFLKEIFNGYTVATMLIIGGIIFIIIELKHRKKDYTIHSLDEVSYKQAFLIGLTQALAIIPGTSRSGASIIGGLLLGLDRKVASEFSFLLAIPTMIIATAYSIYKEPQVLSNMNNFIPLAIGFITAFVVAFVVIKIFLKLISKINFIPFGIYRIILGFVFLYLFMSGALDISRTGV; encoded by the coding sequence ATGAATTTAGATTATTATTATGCTTTGATTTTAGGAATTATCGAAGGTTTGACAGAATTTTTACCTATTTCATCTACTGGGCATATGATTTTAGGTGCTGAAATTTTAGGTTTAAAGATAGATGATTTTTGGAGAAGTTTTTTCATCATCATTCAGCTTGGTTCTATACTAGCAGTGATTTTTATTTTTAAAGAAAAACTAACTCAAAAACTTGATATTTGGTTAAAACTTGCTGTGGGTTTTTTGCCTGCAGGCGGGGTAGGTTTTATAGCATATAAGTTTTTAAAAGAAATATTTAATGGTTATACCGTGGCTACTATGTTAATTATTGGCGGGATTATTTTTATTATCATAGAACTTAAACATAGAAAAAAAGACTATACAATCCACTCTTTAGATGAGGTAAGCTACAAACAAGCTTTTTTGATAGGTTTAACCCAAGCTCTTGCTATCATACCGGGTACTTCAAGAAGCGGAGCAAGTATCATAGGTGGATTATTGCTTGGGCTTGATCGTAAAGTTGCTTCTGAATTTTCGTTTTTACTTGCAATTCCTACCATGATTATTGCAACAGCTTATAGTATTTATAAAGAACCACAGGTTTTAAGCAATATGAATAATTTCATTCCTTTAGCCATAGGTTTTATAACGGCTTTTGTAGTGGCTTTTGTAGTAATTAAAATATTTTTAAAATTAATCAGCAAGATAAACTTTATACCTTTTGGAATTTATAGGATAATTTTAGGTTTTGTATTTTTATACCTTTTTATGAGCGGTGCTTTAGATATATCAAGAACGGGTGTTTGA
- the thrS gene encoding threonine--tRNA ligase has product MTKDIIAYANNETLIDTQSFNNDTNLTPIYFDNSKESLEVIRHSCAHLMAQAIKSLYPEAKFFVGPVIEDGFYYDFRVDSKISEEDLNKIEKKMKELAEAKLDITKYELSKTEVKEKFANDDLKQEVLLRIPDGKVSIYKQGEFEDLCRGPHVPNTRYLRFFKLTRVAGAYLGGDEKREMLTRIYGTAFADKESLNEYLKIIEEAKKRDHRKLGNEMKLFAFDDEIGGGLPIWLSNGAKLRSKLEHLLYKAHRLRGYEPVRGPELLKADAWKISGHYANYKENMYFTQIDEQEYGIKPMNCVGHIKIYQSDVRSYRDLPLKFFEYGVVHRHEKSGVLHGLFRVREFTQDDAHIFCMPSQIKEQVLEILSFVDTLMKAFEFDYEMEISTRPAKAIGDDEIWDIATKALKEALDEQGLKYGIDEGGGAFYGPKIDIKITDALKRKWQCGTIQVDFNLPSRFKLEYTDADNEKKQPVMLHRAILGSFERFIGILVEHCAGELPFFIAPTQVAIVPISQNHHEYAKGIARKLLELGIDSEVYNKNESLNKKIRTAEKAHVPMILVLGDEEVANQSVALRDRRAKEQKTMTLDEFITLTKEKLSEVRF; this is encoded by the coding sequence ATGACAAAAGATATAATTGCATATGCAAATAATGAAACTTTGATAGATACTCAAAGTTTTAATAATGACACAAATTTAACTCCGATTTATTTTGATAACTCTAAAGAAAGCTTAGAAGTTATCCGCCACTCTTGTGCGCATTTAATGGCTCAAGCGATTAAAAGTTTATATCCAGAGGCTAAATTTTTCGTAGGGCCTGTGATAGAAGATGGGTTTTATTATGATTTTAGAGTTGATAGTAAGATTTCAGAAGAAGATTTAAATAAAATCGAAAAGAAAATGAAAGAACTAGCAGAAGCAAAGCTAGACATCACAAAATACGAACTCTCAAAGACTGAGGTTAAAGAAAAATTTGCTAATGATGATTTAAAACAAGAAGTTTTACTAAGAATCCCTGATGGAAAAGTAAGTATTTATAAGCAAGGCGAATTTGAAGATTTATGCCGTGGACCCCATGTGCCAAATACTAGATATTTAAGATTTTTCAAGCTTACTCGAGTAGCAGGAGCGTATTTAGGCGGTGATGAAAAAAGAGAAATGCTTACAAGAATTTATGGCACTGCTTTTGCAGATAAAGAAAGTTTAAATGAATATCTAAAAATCATAGAAGAAGCTAAAAAAAGAGATCATAGAAAACTTGGCAATGAAATGAAACTTTTTGCCTTTGATGATGAAATAGGTGGTGGGCTTCCTATATGGCTTAGCAATGGTGCAAAATTAAGAAGTAAATTAGAGCATTTATTATATAAAGCACATAGATTAAGAGGCTACGAACCTGTACGTGGACCTGAGCTTTTAAAAGCTGATGCGTGGAAAATTAGTGGGCATTATGCAAACTATAAAGAAAATATGTATTTTACGCAAATTGATGAGCAAGAATACGGCATTAAGCCGATGAATTGTGTAGGACATATTAAAATTTATCAAAGTGATGTTAGAAGTTATCGTGATTTACCTTTGAAATTTTTTGAATACGGCGTGGTACACCGCCATGAAAAAAGTGGAGTTTTACACGGGCTTTTTAGGGTAAGAGAATTTACTCAAGATGACGCGCATATTTTTTGTATGCCAAGTCAGATAAAAGAACAAGTTTTAGAAATTTTAAGCTTTGTTGATACTTTGATGAAGGCTTTTGAGTTTGATTATGAAATGGAAATTTCAACACGCCCAGCAAAAGCAATAGGTGATGATGAAATTTGGGATATAGCTACAAAGGCTTTAAAAGAAGCTTTAGATGAACAAGGTTTAAAATATGGCATTGATGAGGGCGGTGGAGCTTTCTATGGTCCAAAAATCGACATCAAAATCACTGATGCGCTAAAAAGAAAATGGCAGTGTGGAACTATACAAGTAGATTTTAACTTGCCAAGTCGTTTCAAACTTGAATACACAGACGCAGATAATGAGAAAAAACAACCTGTAATGCTTCACCGTGCTATTTTGGGTTCTTTTGAGAGATTTATAGGAATTTTAGTAGAGCATTGTGCGGGTGAATTGCCGTTTTTCATAGCACCAACTCAAGTAGCTATAGTGCCTATTTCACAAAATCATCACGAGTATGCAAAAGGAATAGCAAGAAAACTTTTAGAACTTGGTATTGATAGTGAAGTGTATAATAAAAATGAAAGCTTAAATAAAAAAATCCGCACTGCTGAAAAAGCACATGTGCCTATGATACTTGTTTTAGGTGATGAAGAAGTAGCAAATCAAAGTGTGGCTTTAAGAGATAGAAGAGCAAAAGAACAAAAAACAATGACTTTAGATGAGTTTATAACCCTAACAAAGGAGAAATTAAGTGAGGTACGCTTTTGA
- the infC gene encoding translation initiation factor IF-3 produces the protein MSKEKEVLLNEEIQADEIRCIGDDGKVYGIISSDEALDIANRLGLDLVMIAPEAKPPVCKIMDYGKFRYQQEKKQKEAKKKQKVIDIKEIKLSVKIAQNDINYKVKHASEFLEQGKHVKFRVFLKGREIGSPEAGIVLLEKIWQMVEDIADRDKEPLLEGRYVNMLVTPKKKK, from the coding sequence TTGAGTAAAGAAAAAGAAGTATTGCTAAATGAAGAAATTCAAGCAGATGAAATCAGATGTATAGGTGATGATGGCAAGGTTTATGGTATTATTAGTAGTGATGAAGCACTAGATATAGCAAATAGACTAGGACTTGATTTGGTGATGATAGCTCCCGAAGCCAAGCCACCTGTATGCAAGATAATGGACTATGGAAAATTCCGTTATCAGCAAGAAAAGAAGCAAAAAGAAGCGAAGAAAAAGCAAAAAGTTATTGATATAAAAGAAATCAAACTTTCTGTGAAAATTGCTCAAAATGATATTAATTATAAAGTCAAACATGCAAGTGAGTTTTTAGAGCAAGGCAAGCATGTAAAATTTAGAGTGTTTTTAAAAGGTCGTGAGATAGGCTCTCCTGAAGCAGGGATAGTTTTGCTTGAAAAAATTTGGCAAATGGTTGAAGATATAGCAGATAGAGATAAAGAGCCTTTGCTTGAAGGACGCTATGTAAATATGCTAGTAACTCCTAAAAAGAAAAAATAG
- a CDS encoding DNA adenine methylase, translating to MLEENPQFLKEQIITYLGNKRSLLEFLNQGFKFAQNELKKDKFSFCDVFSGSGVVSRFVRPYASFIMANDLEDYSKIINECYLSNQNAQFLQELQKYYDFLISDLKLKKGFISKLYAPNDDEYIQKNERVFYTLKNAMYLDSMREKISSLPSNIQKYFIAPLIYEASVHANTSGVFKGFYKDKNGVGKFGGNGANALSRIKGDIALKMPVFSNFICKYEVFQKDANVLAKELDSFDVAYLDPPYNQHPYGSNYFMLNLIANYKKPKEISKVSGIPKDWNRSAFNKEKKAEDALFDLINDLKAKIVLLSYNCEGFVKKENFTKRLQNLGECFVLEQKYNAFRASRNLSKRSMHIQEQLYVLKKR from the coding sequence ATGCTAGAAGAAAATCCGCAATTTTTAAAAGAACAAATCATAACTTATCTTGGCAATAAAAGATCCTTGCTTGAGTTTTTAAATCAAGGCTTTAAATTTGCACAAAATGAGCTTAAAAAAGACAAATTTAGTTTTTGTGATGTATTTAGTGGCTCTGGGGTAGTTTCGCGTTTTGTGAGGCCTTATGCGAGTTTTATCATGGCGAATGATTTGGAAGATTATTCTAAAATCATCAATGAGTGTTATTTAAGCAATCAAAATGCACAATTTTTACAAGAATTACAAAAATATTATGATTTTTTAATTTCTGATTTAAAACTTAAAAAAGGCTTTATAAGTAAGCTTTATGCGCCAAATGATGATGAATATATCCAAAAGAATGAAAGAGTTTTCTACACGCTTAAAAATGCTATGTATTTAGATTCTATGCGAGAAAAAATTTCAAGCCTGCCAAGTAATATACAAAAATACTTCATCGCGCCGCTTATCTATGAAGCAAGTGTGCATGCGAATACAAGTGGGGTTTTTAAAGGTTTTTATAAAGATAAAAATGGAGTGGGAAAATTTGGAGGAAATGGAGCAAATGCGCTTAGTCGTATAAAGGGTGATATAGCTTTAAAAATGCCTGTTTTTTCAAATTTTATTTGTAAGTATGAGGTTTTTCAAAAAGATGCAAATGTTTTAGCTAAAGAGCTTGATAGCTTTGATGTGGCGTATTTAGATCCACCTTATAATCAGCACCCTTATGGATCAAATTATTTTATGTTAAATTTAATCGCTAATTATAAAAAGCCAAAGGAAATTTCAAAGGTTTCTGGTATACCAAAAGACTGGAACCGCAGTGCTTTTAACAAAGAAAAAAAAGCCGAAGATGCTTTGTTTGATTTGATAAATGATTTAAAAGCTAAGATTGTGTTGCTTTCTTATAATTGTGAGGGTTTTGTAAAAAAAGAAAATTTCACAAAAAGACTTCAAAATCTTGGAGAATGCTTTGTGCTTGAGCAAAAGTATAATGCCTTTAGAGCTAGTAGAAACCTTTCTAAACGCTCTATGCATATACAAGAACAACTCTATGTATTAAAAAAACGCTAA
- a CDS encoding helix-turn-helix transcriptional regulator, producing MEKDKLSTRLVSILQCLNNGERFSLEELAQEFNVSIRTIQRDLHERLAFIPIKKENGKYFLEGYVLGKLSFKDIQNFAILSGIGRLYPSLDKEFLNDLLNEKINKAFLVKTQSYETLNREVFEELSAAIIAKYPISFYYKEKYRKANPYKLINIDHIWYLLADENDTLKTFTFSKITQLRVEKKEIFTPKEKFLKQIQKDQSNWISKENKEAILKLDKKAKEYFLRKNALAKYEFINEDENFIYIKAFYTYDDELLNLIRYWIPYIKINKPIALKEKLFEQLNAYMQD from the coding sequence ATGGAAAAAGACAAGCTTTCTACGCGTTTAGTTTCTATACTGCAGTGTTTAAACAATGGCGAGCGTTTTAGCTTAGAAGAGCTTGCACAAGAATTTAATGTCAGTATTCGCACCATACAAAGAGACTTGCACGAACGCCTTGCTTTTATCCCTATAAAAAAAGAAAATGGAAAATACTTTTTAGAAGGCTATGTTTTAGGAAAATTAAGCTTTAAAGATATACAAAATTTTGCTATTTTAAGCGGTATAGGTAGGCTTTATCCTAGTTTAGATAAAGAGTTTTTAAACGACTTGCTTAATGAAAAAATCAATAAAGCTTTTTTAGTCAAAACCCAAAGCTATGAAACACTTAATAGAGAAGTTTTTGAAGAACTAAGCGCAGCTATCATAGCAAAATATCCCATTAGCTTTTACTACAAAGAAAAATACAGAAAAGCAAATCCATACAAACTCATTAATATTGACCACATATGGTATCTTTTAGCAGATGAAAACGATACTTTAAAAACCTTTACTTTTTCTAAAATCACACAACTAAGAGTAGAAAAGAAAGAAATTTTTACCCCGAAAGAAAAGTTTTTAAAACAAATTCAAAAAGATCAAAGTAACTGGATTAGCAAAGAAAACAAAGAAGCTATTTTAAAACTTGATAAAAAAGCTAAAGAATATTTCTTAAGAAAAAATGCCCTTGCTAAATACGAATTTATAAATGAGGATGAGAATTTCATTTATATCAAGGCATTTTATACTTATGATGATGAGCTTTTAAATTTGATAAGATATTGGATACCATATATTAAAATAAACAAACCTATTGCTTTAAAAGAAAAGCTTTTTGAGCAATTAAACGCATACATGCAAGATTAG